GGGCGCCCGGGCTGAACCCGTGGCGCCCGCTGCGCTTGCGGGCTGGGGCACTGACGATCAGCTCGCGGTTCTGCGCCTGTTCGCGCAGGGCTGCGAGACCGATCCGCCGCTGCGGCAAGGCGCCGTTCCATCCCCCGCTCTGCCAGCCCTGTGCACGAAGGCTGCGGCCCTGTTCGCTACGGGTGACGTGACACAGGACGCGGCGCGCCGCTTCTTCGCAGACAACTTTACCTTCTGGCGTATTCGCCCGCCCGGCGCCGACCGCGGCTTCATGACCGGTTATTTCGAGCCGGAGTTCGAGGGCTCGCTGACCCGCTCGGACGCCTTCCCGACGCCGCTCTATGGGCGCCCGACCGACCTGGTGACCAAAATGCCGGGCGATGACTGGCAGGGCCTCGATCCGGCCCTGACCTCGGCGCGCCGGACGGCCAACGGGCTGGCGCCATTCCCGGATCGTGGGGCGATCGAGGAGGGTGCGCTCGCTGGCCGGGGGCTCGAAATCCTCTGGATGCGCGATCCGGTCGATCGCTTCGTCCTGCAGGTCCAGGGCTCGGGCCGGATCCGCCTGCCGGACGGCAAGGTGACGCGCCTCGTCTATTCCGGGCGCAACGGCCATCCCTATACCTCGCTTGGTCGCGAGCTCAGCCGGCGCGAGAGCATTCCACCCGAGCAGATGACCATGGACAAGCTCATCGCCCGGCTGAAGGCGGATGCAGGTTTTGCCCGCGAGCTGATCCGCCTCAACCGCTCCTTCGTCTTCTTCGCTCGCAACGACAACCTGCCGACAGGCTCCGGCCCGATCGGTGGCGCCGGCCTGCCGTTGACGCCGCTGCGCAGCGTCGCGGTCGACCGATCGCTCTGGCCCTACGGCATGCCGGCCTGGATCGAAACGGTGATTCCCGACGGCAAGGGGGGCACTGAAAAGCTGGCCCAACTTGTCCTGGCGCAGGATACCGGCACGGCGATCATCGGCCCGGCCCGGATCGATCTCTTCGTCGGCTCCGGCGCAGAGGCCGGTCATCGTGCCGGCCTGATCCGGCATCCCTTCGATTTCGTCGTGCTCTGGCCGCGCTGAGCCATGCGGCGGCGCGGCAAGCTCCTCTCCGAAGCGGAACTCGAACTCTGGCGCCAGGTCGCGCGCACGATCAAGCCGCTACCTGGCCGCACGGCGGTCGAAGCCGAGCCGGAAGCGAAATCGGAAAAGCCGCCCGCGCCCGTGGAGAGCGCCCAGCCTTCCCCAGCACCGGCGCTCAAGGGCCGCCCGACGAAGCCCGCCTCGCCGCCGCTGGTGCCACTGGAGCGGCGCATGCGTACGCAATTGCGCCGTGGCCAGCAGGGCGTCGAAGCGGTGATCGACCTGCACGGGCTGCGCCAGGACGAAGCGCATGCGGCTCTGCGTGGCTTCCTGCGCGTGCAGCAGCAGCGTGGAGCCAAGCTCGTCCTGGTGGTGACCGGCAAGGGCATCGCCGGCGACGTCCCCTATGGCGAGGAGCGCGGCATCCTGCGCCGGAACGTCCCGCACTGGCTGCGTCTGCCGGATCTGCGCCCTCTGGTGCTCGGCTTCGACGAGGCCGAGCAGCGTCATGGCGGAACAGGTGCGCTCTACATCCGCCTGCGCCGCAGCCGGGACTTCAGCGAATGACGCCCTTCGGCCGCCGCGTCCGCGAACTGCGGGCCGCCCGCGGCGTGACCCTGGCGCAGATGGCGCAAGCGCTCGGTGTCACCCCGGCCTATCTCTCGGCGCTGGAGCACGGCAAGCGTGGCCAGCCGACCTTCACTTTGATTCAGGGCGCGATCCATGTCCTCGGCGTGATCTGGGACGAAGCGGACGAGCTGATCCGCCTCGCCGAGCTCTCCCATCCGCGCATCGTGATCGATACGGCCGGCCTCGAACCGGAAGCGACGTTGTTTGCCAATCGCCTCGCCCATGAGGTGCAGTGGCTCGGCCCGTCCGATCTGGCGGCGCTGACTTCGATCCTCGACAGCGCCGCGCGCCGCCGCGGCAGCGCTTGACCTCACCAGCCGGCAATGCCACACGCCGCCATTCTCCCGCCATTACGGACATCGCCATGACCTCAAAGCGCTATGACGTGCTCGCCCTCGGCAATGCCATCGTCGACGTCTTCGCTTCGGCGGAGGAAGATTTCCTGGCGAAATACGAGCTGGTCAAAGGCTCGATGACGCTGATCGATGAAGCCAGGGCCGAGCTGCTCTATGGCGCGATGGGACCGGGCAAGGTGGTCTCGGGCGGTTCGGCCGCCAACACCATCGCCGGCCTCGCCTCCTTCGGCGGCAAGGGCGCCTTCATCGGCAAGGTCAAGGCCGACGAGCTCGGCGGGCTCTATCGCCACGACCTGGCCTCGCTCGGCGTCGCTTTCGACACTGCTGCGGCGAATGAAGGGCCCGCGACGGCGCGCTCCTTCATCATCGTCACACCGGATGGCGAGCGCACGATGAACACCTATCTCGGCGCCTGCCAGGGCCTTTCACCGGCCGATGTCGATGCTGCGACGGTCGAGAATGCCGATATCGTCTACCTCGAAGGCTATCTCTGGGATCCGCCGGCGGCCAAGGGATGCCTTCCGCAAGGCCTCCGAGCTCGCGCACAAGGCCGGCGGGCGCGTCGCCATCACCTTGTCCGATTCCTTCTGCGTCGACCGCTATCGCGATGAGTTCCTCGGCCTGATCCGCAACCGCATGGTCGATCTCGTCTTCGCCAACGAGCACGAGCTGAAGAGCCTCTACCAGAGCGCCGATTTCGACACGGCGCTGGCGGCGCTGCGGGCGGAGAACGTCCTTGCCGTCATCACGCGCTCGGAGAACGGCGCGCTGGCGCTGACGCCGGACGGGGTCGTGGCCGAGCCGGTCTTCCCGATCGAGCGCGTGGTCGACGCGACCGGCGCCGGCGATCTCTTCGCTGCCGGCTTCCTGCACGGCCTGACGACGAACCGCGAGGCACGCGACTGCCTGCGGCTAGGCGCGCTCGCCGCCGCCGAGGTCATCAGCCATGTCGGCGCGCGCCCGAACGTCAACCTGAAGACGCTCGCGGGCAATAACGGCCTGCTCTGAGGCAGAAGGGCGGCCGGTTCAGGCCGCCCGCTTCAACCCAACGGCGCCCCAGATCTCGCTGAGCGCGGCGACCAGCGTGACGATGTCCTCGTCCGAATGCAGCGGCGTCGGCGTGATGCGCAAACGCTCGGTACCGCGTGGCACAGTCGGATAGTTGATCGGCTGGACATAGATCGAAAAGCGCTCGAGCAATTCATCGCTGATCCGCTTGCACAGCGCGGCATCGCCGACCATCACCGGCACGATATGGCTTGGGTTCGGCAGATGCGGGATGCCAGCCTGGTCGAGCTGGCCGCGCAGCTTGCGCACCCGGTCCTGCTGTCCATCGCGCTCGGCCGAGCTCGTCTTGAGATGCCGGATCGCAACCAGCGCGCCTGCGGCCAGCGCCGGCGGCAGAGAGCTCGAGAAGATGAAGCCGGAGGCGAAGCTGCGGATGAAGTCGCAGAGCGCTGCCGAGCCGGTGACATAGCCGCCCATCACGCCGAATGACTTGGCCAGCGTGCCCTCGATCAGGTCGAGCCGGTGGCTGAGCCCGTCGCGCTCGCTGACGCCGCCGCCACGAGGGCCGTAGAGCCCGACGGCATGGACCTCGTCGATATAGGTCATCGCGCCGAATTCGTCGGCGAGATCGCAGAATTCGGCGACCGGGGCGATATCGCCATCCATCGAATAAACCGACTCGAAGGCGATCAGCTTCGGCCGGCCTGAGTCGATCGCCTGAAGCTTGCGACGCAGATCCTGCGCGTCGT
This sequence is a window from Bosea vestrisii. Protein-coding genes within it:
- the mltA gene encoding murein transglycosylase A yields the protein MAPAALAGWGTDDQLAVLRLFAQGCETDPPLRQGAVPSPALPALCTKAAALFATGDVTQDAARRFFADNFTFWRIRPPGADRGFMTGYFEPEFEGSLTRSDAFPTPLYGRPTDLVTKMPGDDWQGLDPALTSARRTANGLAPFPDRGAIEEGALAGRGLEILWMRDPVDRFVLQVQGSGRIRLPDGKVTRLVYSGRNGHPYTSLGRELSRRESIPPEQMTMDKLIARLKADAGFARELIRLNRSFVFFARNDNLPTGSGPIGGAGLPLTPLRSVAVDRSLWPYGMPAWIETVIPDGKGGTEKLAQLVLAQDTGTAIIGPARIDLFVGSGAEAGHRAGLIRHPFDFVVLWPR
- a CDS encoding Smr/MutS family protein; translated protein: MRRRGKLLSEAELELWRQVARTIKPLPGRTAVEAEPEAKSEKPPAPVESAQPSPAPALKGRPTKPASPPLVPLERRMRTQLRRGQQGVEAVIDLHGLRQDEAHAALRGFLRVQQQRGAKLVLVVTGKGIAGDVPYGEERGILRRNVPHWLRLPDLRPLVLGFDEAEQRHGGTGALYIRLRRSRDFSE
- a CDS encoding helix-turn-helix domain-containing protein encodes the protein MTPFGRRVRELRAARGVTLAQMAQALGVTPAYLSALEHGKRGQPTFTLIQGAIHVLGVIWDEADELIRLAELSHPRIVIDTAGLEPEATLFANRLAHEVQWLGPSDLAALTSILDSAARRRGSA
- the hemA gene encoding 5-aminolevulinate synthase, translated to MDFEAFFRSELDSLRAEGRYRVFADLERRAGRFPRAAFHGPDGPREVTVWCSNDYLGMGQHPAVLAAMREALDSCGAGAGGTRNIAGTNHYHILLERELADLHGKEAALLFNSGYMSNWASLSTLAARIPGCVVLTDAANHASMIEGIRHSRAEKLIFAHNDAQDLRRKLQAIDSGRPKLIAFESVYSMDGDIAPVAEFCDLADEFGAMTYIDEVHAVGLYGPRGGGVSERDGLSHRLDLIEGTLAKSFGVMGGYVTGSAALCDFIRSFASGFIFSSSLPPALAAGALVAIRHLKTSSAERDGQQDRVRKLRGQLDQAGIPHLPNPSHIVPVMVGDAALCKRISDELLERFSIYVQPINYPTVPRGTERLRITPTPLHSDEDIVTLVAALSEIWGAVGLKRAA